The sequence GGCGGTGAGCAGGGCGCGCAGCACGACGTCGGAGTGGGAGGCGGGGACGGTCAGGCGATGGCTGCCGGGCGCCTGCTCCTCGGCGGCGACGGCGGCCCGCAGCGCCTCCGGGGGCAGCGGCCCGTCCGGCGCCCCCTGGACGACCACCACGGTGACCGACCCGTCCGCCGCCGGGCCGGCGCTTCCGGTACGGCTCCGCAGAGCGCCGTCGGCCACGGTGTACGTCGCGTCGGGCGCTCCGGCGAGCCGGCGCGGGTCGTGGTCCACGAACACCACCGCTCCCCCGGCGGCCGTCCGTTCGGCCACCGCCCGGTCCAGTTCGGCCCGCGCCGCCGCGTCCAGCCCGGTCCACGCCTCGTCCAGCACCAGCAGTTCCGGATCGCCGAGCAGGGCCTGGGCGACGGCCACCTTCTGGCTGCCGCCCTTGGACAGCCGCGCCATCGCGGTACCGGCGTACGCGCCCGCGCCGAACCGCTCCAGCCAGGTGTGCGCGGCGCGGACGGCGGCCTTGCGGCCGAGGCCGTGGAGGGTGCCGAGGTGGGTCAGATAGCCGGCGGCCGTGAAGGGCAGCGCGGACGGGAACCGCTCGGGCACGTACGCGGTGCGCGGCCGGCCGGTGACGCGGCCCTCGGAGGGCGCGTCGAGCCGGGCGAGCAGCCGCAGCAGCGTGGACTTCCCGCTGCCGTTGGCCCCCGCGATCCGGACCAGGGTGCCGGGAGCGACGGCGAGGTCGATCCCGCGCAGCACCCAGGGCCCGCGCACGCCGTAGCGACGGCCCACGGCGGTCAGGCACAGCTCACGGTCACGGTCACGGCGCATGGAGGCCATTGTGACGCGGCGGGCCCGGCTGCGGCCCCGGCTCTTCGGCCACGTCCCGGACCGTGGCGGGGACCGCGCGTTGATCGGCGCGCCGGCGGGTTCGTAGGCTGGGCTCCCGTGAGCCACGATCCCGCCCCCTCCGCCCACCCGTTCCGCGCCGAGCCCGATCCCCGTGACGAGGCACCGCAGTACGTGCTGCCCCTCGTCGTACGCATCGAGCGGAGCGCCCCGCCCGCCCGGACCGACGCGCTGGAGACGGCCGCGCGGGCCGTGCTCGTGCTGCTCGGCGACGAGCGCGCGCACGGCGACGGTGAGTGGGCCGAGGCGGTGCGGAACTGGCAGGACGCGCGCATCCGGAAGGTCGTCCGGCGGGCCCGGGGCGCCGAGTGGCGGCGTGCCGAGGCGCTGCCCGGGATCACGCTGACCGGCAAGTCGGCGCAGGTGCGGGTGTTCCCGCCCGTCCCGCTGGACGGCTGGCCCAAGGATCTGGCGAAGCTCCAGGTGTCGGGCACCGAGCTGGACGACCCGGAGCCGCCCGTCGCCGCCGGCCCGGCGCGGCCGGTGCTCTGGCTCAACCCGGACCTGGAGATGTCGGCCGGCAAGGCGATGGCCCAGGCCGGGCACGGCGCCCAGCTGGCCTGGTGGGCGCTGTCCGACGCGGAGCGCGCCGCGTGGCGGGACGCCGGCTTCCCGCTGGCCGTCCGCACGGCCGGCCCCGCCGACTGGTCCCGGCTGACCGCCGCCGGACTGCCCCTGGTCCGCGACGCCGGCTTCACGGAGATCGCGCCGGGCAGCAGCACGGTGGTGGCGGACCATCCGGCGCTGCGCCGGCCCGGCGCCTGACCGTCTGCCTCATCCGTCCCGGGCCGGCGCAGCGCCGGAACCTCAAATGTTGCTCTGAACGCGTCAGAAGCGGGGTTCACGGCCGGACGGCGGGGCCATATCCCCCTCGCTCGACGCACGGGCACGGGCCGAGGAGGGGGAGGCACCATGCGGCTGGGGACCGGGATCGGATGGCGGCCGGAGATCGCGGACGCCGTGGAGGCGATGGAGGGCATCGACTGGGTGGAGGTCGTGGCGGAGAACGTCTGCCCCGGCCATCTCCCCCACTCGCTGCTGCGGCTGCGCGAGCGCGGTGTGACGGTGGTGCCGCACGGTGTCTCCCTCGGCCTCGGCGGCGCGGACCGCCCCGACGAGGGCCGGCTGACGGCGCTCGCCGAGCGGGCGGAGGCCCTCGGCGCACCGCTGGTCACCGAGCACATCGCCTTCGTCCGGGCGGGCGGCGCGCTCACCGCGTCCCCGCATCTGGAGGCCGGTCATCTGCTGCCGGTGCCGCGCACCCGGGACGCGCTGGACGTGCTGTGCGAGAACGTCCGCATCGCGCAGGAGGCGCTGCCGGTGCCGCTGGCCCTGGAGAACATCGCCGCGCTGTTCTCCTGGCCGGGCGAGGAGCTGACGGAGGGGCAGTTCCTGTCCGAGCTGGTCGAGCGGACCGGGGTGCGGCTGCTGATCGACGTGGCCAACCTGCACACCAACCACGTCAACCGGCACGAGGACCCGGCCGAGGCGCTGGCCGCGCTGCCGGTGGAGGCGATCGCCTACGTCCATGTGGCGGGCGGCTTCGAGCGCGACGGCGTCTGGCACGACAGCCACGCGCACCCCGTGCCCCGCCCGGTGCTCGGCATCCTGACCGACCTCGCCGCCCGGGTCGCACCACCGGGAGTGCTGCTGGAGCGGGACGAGAACTTTCCCGGACCGGCGGAGCTGGAGCGGGAGCTGGCTTCCATTCGGGAGGCGGTGGCGGCCGGGCGCGCTCGGGGGCGGGCGGCGGGGAGTACGGCGGTGCGGGGCGCCGTCGGCGGCGGGGCCGGAGGCGTCGGTGTCCTGGCGCGGCCGGCGGCGGGGGTGCGCGGGCGGCTCGCGGTGGCCCAGACCGCCGTGCTGTCGTCGCTGGTGGCGGGGACGCCGGTGCCGGAGGGGTTCGACCGGGTGCGGATGGGGGTGCAGGCGCGGGCGCTCGCGGCCAAGCGGGCGGGCGTGGTGGCGAAGGTGGCGCCCGAACTCCCGGTGATCCTCGGAGCGGACTACCGGGAGGCGTTCCTGGAGTACGCCCGCCGCCGTCCGATGCGGGCCGGCTACCGCCAGGACGCGCTGGACTTCGCCGGTCACCTGCTGAAACCGGGCCGCCCGGGCGACGCCCGCGCCCACCGCGCGCTGCGGGACTGGTGGCTGGACCGCGCGGGCCCGGCGCCGAGGAAGCCGGGGCTCCTGGCGCGGGTACTGCGGCGGCGGGCCCTGCGCGAGCACCTCTGAGAAGCGCGGGGCCGCGTCTGTCCCGCGGCTCCGCCGCTCGCGCGCGACCGGCCACCACGCACCCGCACCCGCCGGCCGGCCGGCCCCACCACCGACGGCGCCCCGTCCCGGCCCTCGGCCCCGCCGCGTCCGCCCGAGCGAGCCGGCCCCGGCTCTCCCGGTACGATGCCACCTCCGCTCCCACTCCCGAGGCACCATGCGACCCCGACCCCCCGTCACCGGCCGAGGCATCTTCAGCGGTACCGGGCTCATCGTCACCGCGCTCGCGGCGACGGCCGTGGCCCTGCTGGTCCCGCTCTGGTCGTACGCCGGCCGGACGGATCCCGCGGGCGCGGCCGGGCCGGGCACGCGGACGGTGACGACGCCGTACGGACCGCTGTCCGACGCGGACCGGGACTTCGTCACCAAGGTCCGGCTGGCCGGGCTGTGGGAGCTGCCGGCCGGGGACATGGCGCGGCGCAAGGGGACCACTCCGGCCGTCCGCGCGGCCGGACAGCACCTCGTGGACGGCCACACCGCCCTGGACGCCCATGTCCGCACCGTCGCCACCCGGCTCGGCACCCCCCTGCCCAACGAGCCGAACGCGGAGCAGAAGCGCTGGCTGGCCGCCCTGGACGCGGCCCGGGGCGAGGACTTCGACCGGCGGTTCGCCGCCCTGCTGCGGCTCGCGCACGGCCGGGTGTTCACCGTCGTCGCGCAGGTCCGGGCCGCTACCCAGAACTCCCTGGTCCGTGATCTCGCCGACGACGCGAACGCCACCGTCCTGGACCACATCAGGGTGCTGGAGGCTACCGGGTACGTCGACTTCGCCGCGCTGGCCCGGGATCTCGCGGCCACTCCCACACCCGTGCCGGTCCCGCCGGAGACCGACCCGGCCGCCGCCGTGCCGGTCACCCCGTCACCGCCGCCCGACGGTCCCTGATCCGCGCCGGAAACGGAACGTCACATACCGGCGACAGTGCGTCCGCATAGTGAACAGAGCATGGTGTTCGCCCGGACCTCTGGCATACAAACAGCTCATGTTCTGGGTGCTCCTCCTCTTCCTGGCCTGGGCTTTCGCCGGTACGGCCTGCGCCCGCCTCTGCCTGACGGCCGTACGCGCGGACACACCGGATGCGACGGACATACCCGGCGCGCCGACGGCCGGCGAGCGCGAACTGACGCTGTACGAGGCCGCGTTCCTCTCCGGCGGCCCCGCCCGGGTCGCCGATGTGGCCCTCGTCTCCCTGGCCCGCCAGCGCCGGCTGCTGCTCGCGCACACCGGCTGGGCCACGGTCGTGGACCCGCGGGGCCGCGACGAGATCGAACAGTCCGTCATAGGCGCCATAGGGCCCGAGGGCCAGTCGCGGATCGCGGCGGCGCGGGCGCGGGCCGCCGGCGCGGAGGCCGTGCGCCGCCTGGCCGACGGCCTGGTGCGCGCGGGGCTCGCGGTGCCCGAGGGCGCGGGGACGACGGTGGGCTCCGCCGTCCGCCGGGTCCGGGCCGCCGCGCTCGCCGTGGCCGTGCTCGGCACGACGGCCCTGCTGCTGCCCGGTGACACCGGGACACCACGCCCGCTGATGGGCGCCTGGTTCGCGCTGCCGCTCGTGCTGACCCTGAGCTGCCTGGCCATCGCCCGCTTCGAGACGCACCCCTACTCGCCCTGGGCCTCTCCCGCCGGTCAGCGGCTGCTGCGCCCGCTGACCGGGAAGCCGGCCCGGGACGAGCGGTCGTTCCTCACCTCCGTCGCCGTCCGCGGCATCCGCGCGATCGGCGAGCCGGAGCTGCGCGCGGCCTTCACCCACCGCGACCAGCCCTGGCGCGAGTGACCCGGAGCGGCCCGGAGCGGCCGGGAGCGCCGGAGGACTCCGGGGGCGCACGGGGAGCATTGGCGCCGACACCGGCCGGGCGGTGCTTGCCTTCCGTTCCCGGCCGTACGGAATATCCCTTGTGTGCGCGCCGGGCCGTGGCAGCCGTGCCACCGCCGCCGCGCAGCGAAGGGATACGCGATGAGAGCTGCCGCCCTGTACTCGGCCGCCGGGTCCTTGCTCCTGACCACGCTGGCCGCGGCCCCGGCGGGCGGCACGCCCGGCACCGCGCACGTCCCGGCCGCTCCCGGCGCCGCCGAAGCGCGCGGCACCGCGGTGGCCGTGGCCCGCGCCCGGGCCGCCGGCATCGACTTCGGCCCGTGCCCCGAGGCCGAGGTGCCGGGGACGCCGGCCGGTGTGCGGTGCGGCACCGTGAGCGTCCCGCTGGACTACGCCCACCCGGACGGCACGCAGATCAGGCTGACCGTCAGCCGGGCCCGGGCCACCCAGAAGGACCCGCACAACAGCAAGCGCAAGATCCCACGGCAGGGCTCGCTGGTCTTCAACCCGGGCGGCCCCGGCGCCTCCGGCATGTACTTCCCGCTGATCGGCACGGTGCCGCGGTGGCAGCGGATCGCCGCCGTCTACGACCTGATCGGCTACGCCCCGCGCGGAGTGGGCCGGTCGGCGCCGCTGTCCTGCGAGGATCCCAAGCGCTTCTTCAAGGCGCCCACCGCGGCGCCCGTGCACCCGTCGGAGGCGTACAAGCGGGAGCGCGTCGCGGAGGCGAAGGCGTACGCACGCGGCTGCGCCCGGCGGTCCGGGAGCCGGCTGCGGTTCTACACCTCGCTGAACAACGCCCGGGACCTGGACGTGCTGCGGGCCGCGCTGGGCGAGGACCGGCTGACCTTCCTGGGCGCCTCGTACGGCACCTACTTCGGCGCGCTGTACGCGGCGATGTTCCCCTCGCACGTGCGCCGCATGGTGCTGGACGCGGCGGTGGACCCGGACCCGCGGAAGGTCTGGTACCGCAGCAACCTGGAGCAGTCGGCGGCGTTCGAGGACCGCTGGGCGGACTTCCGCCAGTGGATCGCCCGGCACGACGACGTGTACCGGCTCGGCACCACGTCCGCGCGGGTGCAGCGCGGCTACGACATCGCGCGCGAGCGGCTGGCCGGGAAGGCGGCGGGCGGCAAGGTGGGCCCCGGCCAGCTCCAGAACGTGTTCCTGACCGCCGGGTACTACGAGGACTACTGGCCGAGCCGGGCCGCGGCCCTCTCGGCGTACCTGCGCGGCGACCCCGGGCCGCTGGTGCGGCTGGCCGTACCGGACCCGAAGACGGCCGCCGAGGCGGAGAACTCCTCGGCGGTGTACACCGCCGTCGAGTGCAACGACGCGCCCTGGCCGACGGACTGGGAGGTGTGGGACCGCGACAACACCCGGCTGGCCCGGGTGGCGCCCTTCGAGACCTGGGACAACGCCTTCACGAACCTGCCGTGCGCCTACTGGCCGGCGCCCCGCCAGCGGCCGCTGGATGTGCGGACCGGGCCGGGCGAGCTGCCGCCGGTGCTGATCCTGGCCGCCGAGCGGGATGCCGCGGCGCCGTACCAGGGGGCGCTGGAGACGAACCGGCGGCTGGCCGGGTCGGTGCTGGTGACGGAGCGGGACGCGGGGACGCACGGGATCGCGGGCGGGCCGAACGCGTGCGTCAACGGGTACCTGGACGCGTATCTGCTTCAGGGCCGGGTCCCGGCGCGGCACACGTCGTGCGCGCCGCGCCGGCCGCCCGCGGCGGTCCGGTCCGCCAAGGGCGCCTAGGCTCCGGTCCGCCGTCGGGCGGGTGCGGGAGCGTGGTGGACGCTCGCGCCGTCGCCCGCGGACCCGGCCGGGCGCCTTACGCCAGGCCCGCCACCAATTCGCCGATGTCCTTGCGGCGGCCGGTGAAGAACGGGACTTCCTCCCGGACGTGCATGCGGGCCTCGGAGGCGCGCAGGTGGCGCATGAGGTCGACGATGCGGTACAGCTCGTCGGCCTCGAAGGCGAGGATCCACTCGTAGTCGCCGAGGGAGAACGAGGCGACCGTGTTGGCGCGCACGTCCGGGTAGCCGCGGGCCATCTTGCCGTGGTCGGCGAGCATCCGGCGGCGGTCCTCGTCGGGCAGCAGGTACCAGTCGTAGGAGCGCACGAACGGGTAGACGCTGACGTAGTCGCGGGGCGTCTCGTCGGCGAGGAACGCCGGGATGTGCGAGCGGTTGAACTCGGCCGGGCGGTGCAGCGCCATGTTCGACCAGACCGGCTCCAGCGCGCGGCCGAGCTTCGTGCGGCGGAAGAGGTTGTACGCCTCCTGGAGCTGGTCGCTGGTCTCGGCGTGCCACCAGATCATGAGGTCGGCGTCGGCGCGCAGACCGGAGACGTCGTAGGTGCCGCGGACCGTGACGTCCTTGGCGGCGAGCTGGTCGAACAGCTCCTGGACCTCGTCGGCGTAACCGGCGCGGTCCTCCGGCAGGACGTCCTTCAGCCTGAAGACCGACCAGAGGGTGTAGCGGATGACCTCGTTGAGGTCCTTGGCCAGCTTGCCCTTGTTCGGGATCCTGCCGGGCTCGGTGGTGGGGGCGTCGTCACTCATGGTCCCTATTCTCCCGCTCCGCCGTGCAGGCTCTGCACCGGGTTGGCGGTCAGCTCCCGCACTCCGCTCCGGTCGCCGCCCAGCTCG comes from Streptomyces sp. SCL15-4 and encodes:
- a CDS encoding alpha/beta hydrolase, whose amino-acid sequence is MRAAALYSAAGSLLLTTLAAAPAGGTPGTAHVPAAPGAAEARGTAVAVARARAAGIDFGPCPEAEVPGTPAGVRCGTVSVPLDYAHPDGTQIRLTVSRARATQKDPHNSKRKIPRQGSLVFNPGGPGASGMYFPLIGTVPRWQRIAAVYDLIGYAPRGVGRSAPLSCEDPKRFFKAPTAAPVHPSEAYKRERVAEAKAYARGCARRSGSRLRFYTSLNNARDLDVLRAALGEDRLTFLGASYGTYFGALYAAMFPSHVRRMVLDAAVDPDPRKVWYRSNLEQSAAFEDRWADFRQWIARHDDVYRLGTTSARVQRGYDIARERLAGKAAGGKVGPGQLQNVFLTAGYYEDYWPSRAAALSAYLRGDPGPLVRLAVPDPKTAAEAENSSAVYTAVECNDAPWPTDWEVWDRDNTRLARVAPFETWDNAFTNLPCAYWPAPRQRPLDVRTGPGELPPVLILAAERDAAAPYQGALETNRRLAGSVLVTERDAGTHGIAGGPNACVNGYLDAYLLQGRVPARHTSCAPRRPPAAVRSAKGA
- a CDS encoding TIGR04222 domain-containing membrane protein; the protein is MFWVLLLFLAWAFAGTACARLCLTAVRADTPDATDIPGAPTAGERELTLYEAAFLSGGPARVADVALVSLARQRRLLLAHTGWATVVDPRGRDEIEQSVIGAIGPEGQSRIAAARARAAGAEAVRRLADGLVRAGLAVPEGAGTTVGSAVRRVRAAALAVAVLGTTALLLPGDTGTPRPLMGAWFALPLVLTLSCLAIARFETHPYSPWASPAGQRLLRPLTGKPARDERSFLTSVAVRGIRAIGEPELRAAFTHRDQPWRE
- the hemQ gene encoding hydrogen peroxide-dependent heme synthase, with product MSDDAPTTEPGRIPNKGKLAKDLNEVIRYTLWSVFRLKDVLPEDRAGYADEVQELFDQLAAKDVTVRGTYDVSGLRADADLMIWWHAETSDQLQEAYNLFRRTKLGRALEPVWSNMALHRPAEFNRSHIPAFLADETPRDYVSVYPFVRSYDWYLLPDEDRRRMLADHGKMARGYPDVRANTVASFSLGDYEWILAFEADELYRIVDLMRHLRASEARMHVREEVPFFTGRRKDIGELVAGLA
- a CDS encoding DUF4142 domain-containing protein, whose protein sequence is MRPRPPVTGRGIFSGTGLIVTALAATAVALLVPLWSYAGRTDPAGAAGPGTRTVTTPYGPLSDADRDFVTKVRLAGLWELPAGDMARRKGTTPAVRAAGQHLVDGHTALDAHVRTVATRLGTPLPNEPNAEQKRWLAALDAARGEDFDRRFAALLRLAHGRVFTVVAQVRAATQNSLVRDLADDANATVLDHIRVLEATGYVDFAALARDLAATPTPVPVPPETDPAAAVPVTPSPPPDGP
- a CDS encoding ATP-binding cassette domain-containing protein; this translates as MRRDRDRELCLTAVGRRYGVRGPWVLRGIDLAVAPGTLVRIAGANGSGKSTLLRLLARLDAPSEGRVTGRPRTAYVPERFPSALPFTAAGYLTHLGTLHGLGRKAAVRAAHTWLERFGAGAYAGTAMARLSKGGSQKVAVAQALLGDPELLVLDEAWTGLDAAARAELDRAVAERTAAGGAVVFVDHDPRRLAGAPDATYTVADGALRSRTGSAGPAADGSVTVVVVQGAPDGPLPPEALRAAVAAEEQAPGSHRLTVPASHSDVVLRALLTARPPWHVVRVDPGPPPPDPGSHP
- a CDS encoding DUF692 domain-containing protein, with amino-acid sequence MRLGTGIGWRPEIADAVEAMEGIDWVEVVAENVCPGHLPHSLLRLRERGVTVVPHGVSLGLGGADRPDEGRLTALAERAEALGAPLVTEHIAFVRAGGALTASPHLEAGHLLPVPRTRDALDVLCENVRIAQEALPVPLALENIAALFSWPGEELTEGQFLSELVERTGVRLLIDVANLHTNHVNRHEDPAEALAALPVEAIAYVHVAGGFERDGVWHDSHAHPVPRPVLGILTDLAARVAPPGVLLERDENFPGPAELERELASIREAVAAGRARGRAAGSTAVRGAVGGGAGGVGVLARPAAGVRGRLAVAQTAVLSSLVAGTPVPEGFDRVRMGVQARALAAKRAGVVAKVAPELPVILGADYREAFLEYARRRPMRAGYRQDALDFAGHLLKPGRPGDARAHRALRDWWLDRAGPAPRKPGLLARVLRRRALREHL
- a CDS encoding aminoacyl-tRNA hydrolase: MSHDPAPSAHPFRAEPDPRDEAPQYVLPLVVRIERSAPPARTDALETAARAVLVLLGDERAHGDGEWAEAVRNWQDARIRKVVRRARGAEWRRAEALPGITLTGKSAQVRVFPPVPLDGWPKDLAKLQVSGTELDDPEPPVAAGPARPVLWLNPDLEMSAGKAMAQAGHGAQLAWWALSDAERAAWRDAGFPLAVRTAGPADWSRLTAAGLPLVRDAGFTEIAPGSSTVVADHPALRRPGA